A region of Curvibacter sp. AEP1-3 DNA encodes the following proteins:
- a CDS encoding type I secretion system permease/ATPase: MTDSLPPSGPATPKPAHWRIGEHGTHFDPLLDSLVSISRIYGISTTQEALSAGLPLENNLVTPALLPRAAARAGLTARLARRKLSDLRPGLLPVILLLQDKQACLLLEWTEDGQARVRFPESGESGDVISKEALESLFAGVVFFVRPVFKFDPRTPATGELKSKHWFWGVVFQNWRLYRDSLIAALLINMFALAMPMFSMTVYDRVVPNRAEETLWVLAIGVMLMMVFDTVLRTMRAYILDTAGKRIDVTLSARIMERVLGLKMSDRPASVGSFAANLRAFESVRDFVASASITTLVDLPFVLVFFLALIWISPWLTLPPLVCIVLLLVVSLATQRKMQELVEVSSRATSQRNATLVESLVGIETIKFMVAESSFQRKWEQSTIFLAQTGTKLKLLSNGTMNFAQAMQQLVSVTSVIVGVYLLMNNQISMGAIIAASMLAGRAMAPFGQVAGLLLQYHSAKSGLASVDTHMKQEPERSEETSYLHRAGFQGTIEFKNVSFTYPGQQQAVLSKVSFKIHAGEKVAFIGRVGSGKSTIQRLILGLHQPTEGAILIDGIDSRQIDPAELRRAAGFVSQDVSLFYGTLKENIALGAPFADDQDILAAAEIAGVTEFANRHPKGFDMAIGERGESLSGGQRQAVGIARAVLNDSPMLLLDEPSSAMDHQSEDALKSRLRRFTTGKTMILVTHRTSLLELIDRLIVIDNGQIVADGPKAQVVEALQSGRIGRAS; encoded by the coding sequence ATGACAGACAGCCTGCCTCCCTCCGGCCCTGCAACTCCAAAACCCGCTCATTGGCGGATCGGTGAACACGGGACCCATTTCGACCCCTTGCTGGACAGCTTGGTCTCGATTTCCCGCATTTACGGCATATCCACCACGCAAGAAGCCTTGTCTGCCGGACTTCCGCTGGAAAACAACCTGGTCACGCCAGCCCTCTTGCCACGCGCTGCGGCACGGGCTGGTCTGACGGCGCGCCTTGCCAGACGCAAGCTCAGCGATTTGCGCCCTGGCTTACTGCCCGTCATCTTGTTGCTGCAGGACAAACAGGCTTGCCTGCTACTGGAATGGACGGAGGACGGCCAAGCGCGAGTGCGTTTTCCGGAAAGCGGCGAGTCCGGTGATGTGATCAGCAAAGAGGCTTTGGAATCCCTGTTTGCCGGCGTGGTGTTCTTCGTGCGTCCGGTTTTCAAGTTTGACCCTCGCACGCCTGCCACCGGTGAACTGAAATCCAAACACTGGTTCTGGGGGGTTGTTTTCCAGAACTGGCGCCTCTACCGAGACAGCTTGATCGCCGCACTGCTAATCAATATGTTTGCGCTGGCCATGCCCATGTTCTCGATGACGGTCTACGACCGCGTGGTGCCGAACAGGGCCGAGGAGACGTTGTGGGTTCTGGCCATTGGTGTGATGCTGATGATGGTGTTTGATACGGTGCTGCGCACCATGCGAGCCTACATCCTGGACACAGCGGGCAAGCGGATTGATGTGACATTGTCTGCACGCATCATGGAACGCGTACTGGGCCTCAAGATGTCGGACCGGCCTGCTTCCGTAGGATCTTTTGCAGCGAATCTGCGGGCGTTTGAATCCGTCAGAGACTTTGTCGCATCTGCGAGCATCACCACGCTAGTGGACCTGCCCTTTGTGCTGGTGTTTTTTCTGGCACTGATCTGGATTTCGCCTTGGTTAACGCTGCCGCCTCTGGTTTGCATCGTCCTGCTTTTGGTTGTGTCACTGGCCACACAGCGAAAGATGCAAGAGCTGGTGGAAGTCTCGTCCCGGGCAACCTCCCAGCGCAACGCCACACTGGTGGAGAGCCTGGTGGGCATTGAAACCATCAAATTCATGGTGGCGGAAAGTAGCTTCCAACGCAAATGGGAGCAGAGCACCATATTCCTCGCTCAAACGGGCACAAAACTGAAGCTGCTGTCCAACGGCACGATGAACTTTGCACAAGCCATGCAGCAGCTGGTGTCGGTTACCAGCGTCATCGTCGGCGTGTACCTCCTCATGAACAATCAGATCAGCATGGGCGCCATCATTGCTGCATCGATGCTGGCCGGTCGTGCCATGGCACCGTTCGGACAAGTCGCAGGTCTGCTTCTCCAATATCACAGTGCCAAGAGTGGGTTGGCTTCCGTCGACACTCACATGAAGCAAGAACCGGAGCGTTCAGAAGAAACCTCATACCTGCATCGGGCTGGTTTTCAGGGAACGATTGAGTTCAAGAACGTCAGCTTTACCTACCCGGGCCAGCAACAAGCTGTACTGAGCAAGGTGTCCTTCAAGATCCATGCGGGTGAAAAAGTAGCCTTTATCGGACGGGTGGGTTCAGGAAAATCCACGATTCAGCGCCTGATACTGGGCCTGCACCAACCGACAGAGGGAGCCATCCTGATTGACGGTATCGATTCGCGGCAGATCGACCCCGCAGAACTGCGCCGTGCTGCAGGCTTTGTGTCCCAGGACGTCAGCCTCTTTTACGGTACGTTGAAAGAGAACATTGCACTGGGAGCGCCCTTTGCCGATGACCAGGACATTCTGGCTGCGGCAGAGATTGCGGGTGTGACGGAATTTGCCAACCGCCATCCCAAAGGATTCGACATGGCCATCGGTGAACGAGGCGAATCCTTGTCAGGAGGCCAGCGTCAAGCGGTCGGCATCGCCCGCGCAGTGTTGAATGACTCTCCCATGTTGCTTCTCGACGAGCCCAGCAGTGCCATGGACCACCAGAGTGAAGATGCACTCAAGAGCCGATTGCGGCGTTTCACCACCGGCAAAACCATGATTCTGGTCACCCATCGGACTTCCTTACTGGAGCTGATTGACCGCCTGATCGTGATCGATAACGGTCAGATCGTCGCAGATGGGCCCAAGGCACAAGTTGTGGAAGCGCTTCAAAGCGGACGTATCGGGAGGGCGTCATGA